A genome region from Sphingorhabdus sp. SMR4y includes the following:
- a CDS encoding ExbD/TolR family protein has protein sequence MAMNVGGDSGEATPLSDINTTPLVDVMLVLLIIFLIAVPVVIQTVELELPVLPFEPTTTKKENVLLSITTTDAAGRDPGEEGYSGATPGGNCRVYWGTSPIDSTELVSKAVKQLEDQIESFGGVENMTPEDMPEVHIRGDINTPYKCIGGAIYSMQRAGFAKVGFISTPIAVE, from the coding sequence ATGGCGATGAATGTTGGGGGCGATAGCGGCGAGGCAACTCCTCTATCCGATATTAATACCACCCCACTCGTGGACGTTATGCTGGTGCTGCTGATCATTTTCTTGATCGCTGTTCCCGTGGTTATCCAGACCGTAGAACTCGAGCTCCCCGTACTGCCCTTCGAGCCCACGACGACCAAGAAAGAAAATGTGCTGCTGTCGATCACAACGACCGATGCTGCAGGACGTGATCCGGGTGAAGAAGGATATTCAGGAGCCACCCCCGGCGGAAATTGTCGTGTTTACTGGGGAACCAGCCCGATTGATTCAACCGAACTGGTTTCCAAGGCGGTGAAGCAGCTTGAGGATCAGATTGAATCCTTTGGTGGCGTCGAGAATATGACACCGGAAGATATGCCGGAAGTTCACATCCGCGGTGACATCAATACGCCCTATAAATGCATCGGCGGCGCGATCTATTCCATGCAGCGCGCGGGCTTTGCGAAAGTAGGCTTTATTTCTACACCGATCGCGGTCGAATAG
- a CDS encoding helix-turn-helix domain-containing protein, which yields MSKTEFNNMGFFQALDSERTSRSLNWKEVSELSGVSASTLTRLAQGKRPDVDSLAALVSWAGLSADDYLKAEGSLASASGSLTKITSYLRNDPNLNKNGRDAMISMVTAAYMGLKNTPEE from the coding sequence ATGTCGAAAACAGAATTTAACAATATGGGCTTTTTTCAAGCGCTTGACAGTGAACGCACAAGCCGCAGCCTCAACTGGAAGGAAGTATCAGAACTTTCCGGTGTTAGTGCATCGACTCTGACGCGGCTTGCCCAAGGGAAAAGACCTGATGTTGACAGCTTGGCAGCGCTTGTCAGTTGGGCGGGTTTGAGCGCAGATGACTATTTGAAAGCCGAAGGTAGTTTAGCTTCGGCTTCTGGTTCGCTCACAAAAATTACCAGCTATTTGCGCAACGATCCGAACCTCAACAAAAATGGCCGGGATGCGATGATTAGCATGGTTACAGCTGCCTATATGGGATTGAAGAACACCCCGGAAGAATAG
- the glpX gene encoding class II fructose-bisphosphatase — translation MPQASDILDRVLVMEMVRVTEAAAISAANLIGRGDEKAADAAAVEAMRAALNALDICGTVVIGEGERDEAPMLYIGEKVGRGCEGEAPAIDIALDPLEGTTITAKAGANALAVLAIAEKGNLLNAPDVYMDKLAVGPGYSPGIIDLNKSVTENVSAVAKEKGVEPAEIIVCVLDRPRHDKIIAELREIGCGIMLIPDGDVAGVIATTDEDTTVDMYMGSGGAPEGVLAAAALRCVGGQFKGRLLFRNDDERQRAYKWGIEDLDKVYDLKELAKGDVIFAATGVTHGSLLEGVKKLRGGKMTTESVVMRASSGTVRWVKSEHRES, via the coding sequence ATGCCACAAGCAAGCGACATATTGGACCGCGTACTGGTCATGGAAATGGTACGCGTTACCGAAGCAGCCGCCATATCGGCAGCCAATCTGATTGGCCGCGGCGACGAAAAGGCCGCCGATGCGGCTGCCGTCGAAGCAATGCGTGCCGCTTTGAACGCTCTGGATATTTGCGGTACTGTGGTTATCGGCGAAGGCGAACGCGACGAAGCACCGATGCTGTATATCGGAGAGAAGGTCGGACGCGGCTGTGAGGGCGAAGCCCCTGCGATCGATATTGCGCTCGATCCTCTGGAAGGCACGACCATCACCGCCAAGGCGGGCGCCAATGCGCTTGCCGTTCTGGCCATCGCCGAAAAAGGCAATCTGCTGAACGCGCCTGATGTTTATATGGACAAGCTTGCGGTTGGTCCGGGCTATTCCCCCGGCATTATCGATCTCAACAAGTCGGTGACCGAAAATGTCTCGGCCGTTGCCAAGGAAAAGGGCGTCGAGCCGGCCGAGATTATCGTCTGCGTTCTCGACCGTCCGCGCCATGACAAGATTATCGCCGAGTTGCGCGAAATCGGATGCGGCATCATGCTGATCCCGGACGGCGATGTCGCCGGCGTGATCGCCACCACTGACGAAGACACGACCGTCGACATGTATATGGGCAGCGGCGGAGCGCCGGAAGGCGTGCTCGCAGCAGCCGCGCTGCGCTGCGTTGGCGGCCAGTTCAAGGGCCGCCTGCTGTTCCGCAATGACGACGAGCGGCAGCGCGCCTATAAATGGGGTATCGAGGATCTGGACAAGGTCTACGATCTGAAAGAGCTGGCCAAGGGCGATGTTATCTTTGCCGCTACCGGCGTGACTCATGGTTCGCTGCTGGAAGGCGTCAAGAAATTGCGCGGCGGCAAAATGACCACGGAAAGTGTTGTCATGCGCGCGTCCTCGGGAACCGTACGCTGGGTCAAAAGCGAGCACCGCGAAAGCTGA
- a CDS encoding energy transducer TonB, whose protein sequence is MAYADQEMSSNKIISIVLVVIIHLLLGYALVTGLAYTAVKKVATQLDMIDIEEEEPPEEPEEPPPPPPDQPIEPPPVVTPPPIVAPVVAPRPVIRTVPTAPPPPAPVVAPPAPPPAPPPPQRANPEPRGNPGNWANANDYPSRALREEREGTTRFRLTVGSNGRVTDCQITGSSGHADLDQAACKNLTRRARFRPSLDANGEPTTGYYSNAVRWQIPE, encoded by the coding sequence ATGGCTTATGCTGACCAAGAGATGAGTTCGAACAAGATCATATCGATCGTTCTTGTCGTAATCATTCACCTGTTACTTGGCTATGCGCTGGTCACCGGGCTAGCCTATACTGCCGTCAAGAAGGTTGCGACGCAGCTGGATATGATTGATATTGAAGAGGAAGAACCACCAGAAGAGCCTGAGGAGCCACCACCACCTCCGCCAGATCAGCCGATTGAGCCGCCACCAGTGGTGACGCCTCCGCCAATCGTGGCTCCCGTGGTTGCGCCGCGGCCGGTAATCCGGACCGTTCCAACCGCACCGCCGCCGCCGGCACCGGTTGTTGCGCCTCCTGCGCCACCACCTGCTCCACCTCCGCCGCAGCGGGCGAATCCGGAGCCTCGTGGCAATCCCGGGAACTGGGCTAATGCGAATGACTATCCTTCGCGGGCCTTGCGTGAAGAGCGTGAAGGGACCACACGTTTCCGGCTAACCGTCGGTTCGAATGGTCGGGTAACTGATTGTCAGATCACAGGTTCTAGCGGCCACGCTGATCTTGACCAGGCTGCCTGCAAAAACCTGACACGGCGTGCGCGCTTCAGACCTTCTCTGGACGCGAACGGTGAACCTACCACTGGTTATTACTCCAACGCCGTACGTTGGCAGATACCGGAATAA
- a CDS encoding ExbD/TolR family protein, with protein sequence MAMSGGKDDGEPMMEMNTTPLIDVLLVLLIMFIITIPVQTHAVKIDLPVSDNDPSNPPPIDPVKNRLGITATNEITWNDTAVSLAQVQQFLAQTKSMVPEPELQFQPDPLSAYLTTDRTLAVIKDSGVSKFGFVGNEQYGSFNKAKRPPN encoded by the coding sequence ATGGCAATGAGTGGCGGAAAAGATGATGGTGAGCCAATGATGGAGATGAACACGACGCCGCTCATCGACGTCCTGTTGGTTCTTCTCATCATGTTCATCATCACGATCCCTGTGCAGACCCACGCAGTCAAAATCGACTTGCCGGTGTCTGATAACGATCCATCCAATCCACCTCCCATAGATCCGGTCAAAAACCGCCTTGGGATAACGGCGACCAACGAAATCACCTGGAACGATACCGCTGTTTCGCTGGCTCAGGTTCAGCAATTTCTGGCCCAGACCAAATCCATGGTTCCGGAGCCGGAACTGCAGTTCCAGCCGGATCCGCTGAGCGCCTATCTGACCACCGACCGTACATTGGCGGTGATCAAGGATAGCGGCGTGAGCAAGTTCGGTTTTGTTGGAAACGAGCAATATGGCAGCTTCAACAAGGCGAAACGTCCTCCGAACTAG
- a CDS encoding MotA/TolQ/ExbB proton channel family protein, protein MLIEILAAAPAAPQNAFGFWEAMEQGGVIAWSVLAILTIMSVSSFYILFSKLFEQNKVMKQGAAMRSTFWRAGSLKEGAAKLDKNSAYRQIVDDAIKADADHAKLTDPVEAHDWLHGSIERSQDLIKSKLATGLPWLATVGATSPFIGLFGTVIGIYRALIKIGIAGQASIDAVAGPVGEALIMTALGLGVAVPAVLAYNWLQGRNKRISEQLAAFSNDVLGYMASDGGVKPIATTTAGAKPAAKPAAPAAKK, encoded by the coding sequence ATGTTGATTGAAATTTTGGCCGCTGCACCGGCGGCTCCGCAAAACGCTTTCGGTTTTTGGGAAGCAATGGAACAGGGTGGTGTTATCGCCTGGTCTGTTCTCGCAATCCTGACGATCATGTCCGTCTCTTCTTTCTACATCCTGTTCTCGAAATTGTTTGAACAGAATAAAGTCATGAAGCAGGGTGCTGCAATGCGCTCGACTTTCTGGCGCGCAGGCAGCCTCAAGGAAGGCGCTGCCAAGCTCGACAAGAACTCCGCTTACCGTCAGATTGTTGACGATGCGATCAAGGCAGATGCCGATCACGCCAAATTGACCGACCCGGTTGAAGCGCATGACTGGCTGCACGGATCGATCGAACGGTCGCAGGATCTGATCAAGTCGAAGCTCGCAACCGGCCTGCCATGGCTGGCAACCGTTGGTGCTACCTCGCCGTTTATCGGTCTGTTCGGTACGGTTATCGGTATCTATCGCGCCCTGATCAAGATCGGCATCGCCGGCCAGGCATCGATCGACGCTGTTGCTGGTCCTGTTGGTGAAGCTCTGATCATGACCGCACTGGGTCTTGGTGTGGCTGTTCCTGCTGTTCTGGCCTATAACTGGCTGCAGGGACGCAACAAGCGTATCTCCGAACAGCTGGCTGCATTCTCCAATGACGTTCTTGGCTACATGGCTTCGGACGGTGGCGTTAAGCCAATCGCTACCACTACCGCAGGAGCCAAGCCTGCTGCGAAACCAGCTGCGCCTGCTGCGAAGAAGTAA
- a CDS encoding accessory factor UbiK family protein, with product MQSQNRFFDDISKVLNGLAGTVAGVGREAESSARERAKEWFGGMDFVSRDEFEAVKEMAAKARAEADALKKRLDALEKGGAAPARKPAAKRAATRKPAAGKAASPKAASRKPAAPKSDG from the coding sequence ATGCAGAGCCAGAACCGCTTTTTCGATGATATTTCCAAGGTCCTGAACGGGCTTGCCGGAACCGTGGCGGGCGTTGGCCGCGAAGCTGAATCCAGCGCCAGAGAGCGAGCCAAGGAATGGTTCGGCGGCATGGACTTTGTCTCGCGCGACGAGTTTGAGGCAGTCAAGGAAATGGCGGCCAAGGCCCGCGCCGAAGCCGATGCATTGAAGAAACGTCTCGACGCGCTGGAAAAGGGCGGCGCGGCCCCGGCCAGGAAGCCGGCGGCGAAACGCGCGGCTACCCGCAAGCCAGCAGCCGGCAAGGCGGCATCACCGAAAGCCGCTTCCCGCAAGCCGGCAGCCCCCAAAAGCGACGGCTGA
- a CDS encoding homoserine dehydrogenase, giving the protein MTAPLRIALAGLGTVGTGVIRLIEENGAMITQRAGRPIVVTAVSARNRDRDRGIDLASYSWCDKTEDLATHDDVDCVVELIGGSEGTALELARKSLAAGKSFVTANKAMVAHHGMELATAAENANLSLRYEAAVAGGIPVIKGLRDGASANRIERVYGILNGTCNYILTAMEKYGRDFDDVLREAQEIGYAEADPSFDIDGVDAAHKLAILAALSFGKALDFDGVEIDGIRHIMAADIGQAKALGYRIRLLGMARIDNGKLFQRVNPYLVPENHPLAHIEGSTNAVVAEGNFSGRLMFQGAGAGEGPTASAVVADLIDIARGDAGTVFAAPASKMEACERAESGNRTGKSYVRFIVADKPGVLAEITAAMRDANVSIESLIQTAKTDEGSVLISMVTHDSRERNVSESLAALSSSTSLQAAPVVMHLLSDQD; this is encoded by the coding sequence ATGACTGCTCCGCTACGCATCGCGCTCGCCGGACTGGGTACCGTCGGGACCGGCGTTATCCGTCTCATTGAAGAAAATGGCGCGATGATCACGCAACGGGCCGGTCGTCCTATCGTGGTGACCGCCGTATCCGCCCGTAACCGCGACCGCGACCGGGGCATTGATCTGGCATCTTATTCATGGTGTGACAAAACCGAAGACCTGGCGACCCATGATGATGTCGACTGCGTCGTCGAATTGATCGGTGGGTCCGAGGGGACAGCGCTGGAACTGGCGCGAAAAAGCCTCGCCGCCGGCAAGTCGTTCGTCACCGCCAACAAGGCGATGGTCGCCCATCACGGCATGGAACTGGCCACAGCTGCAGAAAATGCGAATCTCTCGCTTCGCTATGAAGCTGCGGTGGCCGGCGGCATTCCGGTTATCAAGGGATTGCGGGACGGCGCGTCGGCCAACCGGATCGAGCGCGTCTATGGCATTCTTAATGGCACCTGCAATTATATCCTCACGGCCATGGAAAAATACGGTCGGGACTTCGACGACGTGCTGCGGGAAGCGCAGGAAATCGGCTATGCCGAAGCCGACCCGAGCTTTGACATCGACGGCGTCGATGCAGCGCATAAACTGGCCATATTGGCGGCCTTGTCATTCGGCAAGGCGCTCGACTTCGACGGTGTCGAAATCGACGGCATACGCCATATCATGGCAGCCGACATCGGTCAGGCCAAGGCTCTGGGCTATCGTATCCGCCTGCTCGGCATGGCCCGAATCGACAACGGGAAATTGTTCCAGCGGGTCAATCCCTATCTGGTCCCCGAAAATCATCCGTTGGCCCATATCGAAGGCTCTACCAATGCCGTGGTTGCCGAGGGCAATTTCTCCGGTCGCCTGATGTTTCAGGGTGCCGGCGCTGGTGAAGGACCAACGGCCTCTGCCGTCGTTGCCGATCTGATCGATATCGCCCGGGGCGATGCCGGCACGGTCTTCGCCGCACCGGCCAGCAAGATGGAAGCCTGCGAACGGGCCGAGAGCGGCAACCGGACGGGTAAAAGCTATGTCCGCTTCATCGTCGCCGACAAACCCGGCGTTCTGGCCGAGATTACCGCCGCCATGCGCGACGCGAACGTGTCGATCGAGAGCCTGATCCAGACGGCAAAAACCGACGAGGGGTCGGTGCTGATCTCGATGGTCACCCACGATAGTCGCGAGCGCAATGTCTCCGAGAGCCTGGCTGCATTGTCCAGTTCGACAAGTTTGCAGGCGGCGCCAGTTGTGATGCATCTGCTCAGCGACCAGGACTGA
- a CDS encoding YbjN domain-containing protein, producing MLDDQWEELDQDEAPPVDMLAAFFEARGWSVDHVSEDELSVEIKGNWTSYQLRAIWRNEDHVLQILLLPEIRVPEDKKIVIYQTLGLINEQLWLGHFDLWSNNNILLFRHATLLGGSGMLGLDQAQTIVDLAIEEWERFYPVFQFVLWSDKSPQDAIEHAMVDTVGEA from the coding sequence ATGCTTGACGACCAATGGGAAGAGCTTGATCAGGATGAAGCACCGCCCGTGGATATGCTGGCGGCCTTTTTCGAGGCGCGTGGCTGGTCGGTGGATCATGTCAGTGAAGACGAACTGTCTGTCGAGATTAAGGGCAACTGGACCAGTTACCAGTTGCGCGCCATCTGGCGGAACGAGGATCATGTCCTGCAAATTCTCCTGTTGCCCGAAATTCGAGTGCCGGAAGATAAGAAAATCGTAATATATCAAACACTTGGGCTGATCAATGAACAGCTTTGGCTGGGGCATTTCGATCTCTGGTCGAACAATAATATCCTGCTGTTCCGTCATGCGACCCTGCTTGGCGGCAGCGGCATGCTGGGTCTGGATCAGGCCCAGACGATTGTCGATCTGGCGATAGAGGAGTGGGAACGCTTCTATCCGGTCTTCCAGTTCGTCCTGTGGAGCGACAAGAGCCCCCAGGACGCGATCGAGCATGCGATGGTCGACACGGTCGGTGAAGCCTGA
- a CDS encoding ABC transporter transmembrane domain-containing protein, giving the protein MNDKSNSVEKDSPPAPLKKIGNLRMVFDRAITYPKQIAFALLALFVSAMATLAIPAGFKTIIDKGFMAGNGDIAPYFQGLLGIVGVLAIATAFRFYFVSWLGERVVADLRLAVQANLLRLAPGFFEENRPSEIASRMTSDTAIIEQVVGTTVSVALRNIVIGIGGIVYLFTLAPTLTAGLLIAIPVIILPIVFIGRKLTNVSRSSQDRVADVGAMIAETLGAMKIVQAFGQERREHERFGGAVESTFDTAKRRIRLRAAMTAIVIGLIFTGITMLMWRGAIGVAEGSISGGTIAAFVITGGLVAGAFGALTEVYGDLLRGAGAAGRLAELLSEKPGIAAPDNPIALPEPSRGKIAFDNVSFAYPTRPDTQALSNFSLTVSPGETVAVVGPSGAGKSTLFQLAQRFYDPQSGSVRIDGVALPSADPAEIRQRMALVPQETVLFAASARDNLRYGKWEASDEEIWEAARAANAEKFLRALPDGLDSFMGEAGTRLSGGQRQRISIARALLRNTPILLLDEATSALDAESEKLVQDALDHLMEDRTTIVIAHRLATVRSADRIVVMDEGRIVEQGDHDSLIAKNGLYARLADLQFSSAETSLAKAVS; this is encoded by the coding sequence ATGAACGATAAATCCAATTCCGTCGAAAAAGACAGTCCACCGGCACCGCTGAAGAAAATTGGAAATCTGCGGATGGTGTTCGATCGCGCCATCACCTACCCGAAACAGATTGCCTTCGCATTATTGGCTCTGTTTGTATCCGCGATGGCGACCCTGGCCATACCGGCGGGCTTCAAGACCATCATCGACAAGGGCTTTATGGCGGGTAATGGCGATATTGCCCCGTATTTTCAGGGACTCCTGGGAATAGTCGGAGTTCTCGCCATTGCGACCGCCTTCCGCTTCTATTTTGTCAGTTGGCTGGGAGAGCGGGTTGTCGCCGATCTGCGGCTCGCGGTACAGGCCAACCTGCTGCGTCTGGCGCCGGGCTTTTTCGAGGAAAACCGGCCTTCGGAAATAGCCTCTCGCATGACCTCCGACACCGCGATTATCGAGCAGGTCGTGGGGACCACCGTGTCAGTCGCCTTGCGCAATATCGTGATCGGTATCGGCGGAATAGTCTATCTGTTCACACTGGCCCCCACGCTGACCGCCGGACTGCTGATCGCCATTCCGGTGATCATCCTGCCGATCGTCTTCATCGGCCGCAAGCTGACCAATGTGTCCCGTTCCAGCCAGGACCGGGTTGCCGATGTCGGCGCGATGATTGCCGAGACCCTGGGCGCGATGAAAATCGTCCAGGCCTTTGGTCAGGAAAGGCGCGAGCATGAACGGTTTGGTGGAGCGGTCGAGTCCACTTTCGATACCGCCAAGCGCCGGATCCGGTTGCGCGCGGCGATGACCGCCATCGTTATCGGGCTGATATTCACCGGTATTACCATGCTGATGTGGCGCGGCGCGATCGGCGTGGCAGAGGGAAGTATTTCCGGCGGTACCATTGCTGCCTTCGTTATAACCGGCGGCCTCGTTGCCGGGGCCTTTGGCGCGCTGACCGAAGTCTATGGTGATCTTTTGCGCGGCGCAGGCGCGGCGGGACGGCTTGCCGAACTGCTGTCCGAAAAGCCGGGCATCGCCGCGCCCGACAATCCGATTGCCCTGCCCGAGCCGTCGCGCGGGAAAATCGCCTTTGACAATGTCTCTTTCGCCTATCCGACGCGCCCGGATACACAGGCGCTGAGCAATTTCTCGCTGACCGTATCCCCCGGCGAGACGGTTGCCGTGGTCGGCCCGTCCGGAGCCGGCAAGTCGACGCTGTTCCAGCTCGCCCAGCGCTTTTACGATCCGCAGAGCGGGTCGGTACGGATCGACGGGGTCGCCCTGCCCTCGGCCGATCCGGCGGAGATCAGGCAGCGTATGGCGCTGGTCCCTCAGGAAACGGTATTGTTTGCAGCTTCCGCCCGCGACAATCTGCGATACGGCAAATGGGAAGCCAGCGATGAGGAAATATGGGAGGCGGCGCGCGCGGCCAATGCCGAGAAATTTTTGCGCGCCCTCCCCGACGGGCTGGACAGTTTCATGGGCGAAGCAGGAACGCGGCTCTCCGGCGGACAGCGGCAGCGGATTTCGATTGCCCGAGCGCTGCTCCGCAACACACCGATCCTGCTGCTCGACGAAGCCACTTCCGCACTGGATGCGGAAAGCGAAAAACTGGTGCAGGATGCACTCGATCATCTGATGGAAGACCGCACCACAATCGTCATCGCCCATCGTCTGGCGACCGTAAGATCGGCCGACCGGATTGTCGTGATGGATGAGGGCCGGATTGTCGAACAGGGCGACCATGACAGCCTGATCGCAAAAAACGGGCTCTATGCCCGGCTGGCTGACCTGCAGTTCAGCAGCGCGGAAACCAGCCTAGCAAAGGCCGTTTCCTGA
- a CDS encoding TspO/MBR family protein, translating to MNQIASKGQLRMSLLRWILFVVPITVLLGFAFSQFANSGEENRWFQALAKPDAQPPGPVFGAAWALLYAMMGTAFAMVLHARGAPLRGPAIILYLLQYALNLFWPVLFFGMHQVGAAFWLLIIIFLLALGTTLVFGRVRKAAAWLMVPYLAWLCFAAVLNKQIEWLNPGAETLVVPAARTQI from the coding sequence ATGAATCAGATTGCTTCAAAAGGACAGTTGCGGATGTCTTTGCTGCGCTGGATATTGTTTGTCGTGCCGATCACCGTGCTTCTGGGTTTCGCCTTTAGCCAATTTGCAAATTCCGGCGAGGAAAATCGCTGGTTCCAGGCCTTGGCCAAGCCGGACGCGCAACCGCCCGGCCCGGTATTCGGTGCCGCCTGGGCCTTGCTATACGCCATGATGGGCACCGCCTTCGCGATGGTGCTGCACGCGCGTGGCGCGCCTTTGCGGGGGCCGGCCATCATCTTGTATCTGCTGCAATATGCGCTCAACCTGTTCTGGCCGGTGCTGTTTTTCGGCATGCACCAGGTCGGTGCGGCCTTCTGGCTGCTCATCATCATCTTCCTGTTGGCCCTGGGCACAACTTTGGTCTTTGGCCGGGTTCGCAAGGCCGCAGCCTGGCTGATGGTGCCCTATCTCGCGTGGCTATGTTTTGCCGCGGTGCTCAACAAGCAGATCGAATGGTTGAATCCCGGTGCGGAAACCCTTGTGGTTCCGGCTGCGAGAACCCAGATATAG
- a CDS encoding branched-chain amino acid aminotransferase: protein MKNLEFNLEPSATPVHASERKRLLENPGFGTLFTDHMAMIRYTESEGWHDARITKREPIMMDPASSVLHYAQEIFEGMKAYRLADGATALFRPEENARRFQASARRMAMPELPEKLFLDSVEALVDIDREWFPSVEGGSMYLRPFMFASEVFLGVRPAKEYLYLVIASPAGGYFKSGASAISIWVSEDYSRAAPGGTGAAKCGGNYAASLVAQAEAIEKDCDQVVFLDAAEHKWVEELGGMNLFFVMDDGRLITPPLGGTILPGITRESIITLAREEGLTVVEAPYAIDQWEADAASGKLVETFACGTAAVVTAVGTVKSADGEFTIGSGGPGQLTERLRRRLVDIQRGVAPDDHGWVKRLFEA, encoded by the coding sequence ATGAAGAATTTGGAATTCAACCTCGAGCCGAGCGCAACGCCAGTGCATGCCAGCGAGCGGAAGCGGCTATTGGAGAACCCGGGGTTCGGAACATTGTTCACCGATCATATGGCGATGATCCGCTACACGGAATCCGAGGGCTGGCACGACGCCAGAATCACCAAACGCGAGCCGATCATGATGGATCCCGCATCTTCCGTTCTCCATTATGCCCAGGAGATATTCGAGGGCATGAAGGCCTATCGTCTGGCCGATGGTGCAACGGCGCTGTTCCGCCCCGAAGAAAATGCCCGACGCTTTCAGGCGTCGGCCCGGCGCATGGCGATGCCGGAACTGCCGGAGAAGCTGTTCCTTGATTCGGTCGAGGCCTTGGTCGATATTGATCGTGAATGGTTTCCGTCGGTGGAAGGCGGCTCAATGTATCTGCGTCCGTTCATGTTCGCCAGCGAAGTGTTTCTCGGCGTCCGTCCGGCGAAGGAATATCTCTATCTCGTAATCGCCTCGCCCGCTGGCGGCTATTTCAAAAGCGGCGCATCGGCGATCAGCATCTGGGTTTCCGAGGACTATAGCCGCGCCGCCCCTGGCGGCACCGGTGCGGCCAAATGTGGTGGCAATTACGCCGCCAGCCTGGTGGCCCAGGCAGAAGCCATCGAGAAGGACTGCGACCAGGTCGTGTTCCTCGATGCCGCAGAGCATAAGTGGGTTGAAGAGCTGGGCGGCATGAATCTCTTCTTCGTGATGGATGACGGCCGGCTGATCACGCCACCGCTTGGTGGAACCATTCTGCCCGGCATCACCCGGGAATCGATCATCACCCTGGCTCGTGAAGAGGGGCTGACGGTGGTGGAAGCACCTTATGCGATAGATCAATGGGAAGCGGATGCTGCCAGTGGCAAGCTGGTCGAAACATTCGCCTGTGGCACCGCTGCGGTCGTCACGGCTGTCGGCACCGTCAAGTCCGCCGACGGGGAATTCACGATTGGCAGCGGCGGCCCCGGCCAGCTGACCGAAAGGCTGCGCAGGCGGCTTGTCGATATCCAGCGCGGTGTAGCTCCCGATGATCATGGCTGGGTGAAAAGATTGTTCGAAGCATAG
- a CDS encoding MarR family winged helix-turn-helix transcriptional regulator codes for MTDVSRPAISPGASPLFLREDEIRRGIELLYFGYTRLTNAIDQELGKQGLGRAHHRALYFIARQPDLTVGELLKLLAITKQSLGRVLKELQDRDFILTSAGIVDRRQKLLRLTDKGAALETELFRQLRERLSSAYVSAGQESVTGFWHVLEGLIPETDRKMVFDLRGDNG; via the coding sequence ATGACTGACGTATCTCGCCCCGCCATATCCCCCGGAGCCTCGCCGCTTTTTCTGCGCGAGGACGAAATCCGGCGTGGTATCGAGCTCCTCTATTTCGGCTATACCAGACTGACCAACGCTATCGATCAGGAGCTTGGAAAGCAGGGACTCGGGCGGGCGCACCATCGGGCGCTCTATTTCATTGCGCGGCAGCCGGACCTGACAGTGGGAGAGCTGCTGAAACTGCTGGCAATTACCAAACAGTCGCTCGGCCGCGTGCTGAAGGAATTGCAGGACCGCGATTTCATCCTGACCTCTGCCGGTATCGTCGACCGGCGCCAGAAATTGCTGCGTCTGACAGACAAGGGGGCCGCGCTGGAGACAGAATTGTTCCGGCAATTGCGGGAAAGACTGTCTTCCGCCTATGTTTCGGCCGGGCAGGAATCCGTGACCGGTTTCTGGCATGTTCTGGAAGGCCTGATTCCCGAAACCGACCGCAAGATGGTCTTTGACCTGCGCGGAGACAATGGCTGA